Proteins encoded within one genomic window of Candidatus Dadabacteria bacterium:
- the rpsG gene encoding 30S ribosomal protein S7, whose amino-acid sequence MPRKGRVARRKLAPDSRTGDPLVAKFINSLMYDGKKSKAEKIFYDSLDRISEKTGKDPLEVFHDALDKVKPSVEVRSRRVGGANYQVPMEVSSFRRQSLGIRWLINSSRSRSEKSMVDKLSSEIIDAHNNRGNAVKKKEDVHRMAEANRAFAHYRW is encoded by the coding sequence ATGCCGAGAAAAGGTAGGGTAGCAAGAAGAAAACTGGCTCCGGATTCCAGAACTGGAGATCCGTTAGTCGCCAAGTTTATAAACAGCCTGATGTATGACGGCAAGAAGAGCAAGGCGGAAAAAATCTTCTACGATTCTCTCGACAGAATAAGCGAAAAAACCGGAAAAGACCCGCTTGAAGTCTTTCACGATGCTCTTGACAAGGTGAAGCCCTCGGTCGAGGTAAGGTCAAGACGCGTCGGCGGAGCTAACTACCAGGTTCCCATGGAAGTGAGTTCCTTCAGAAGGCAGTCCCTTGGGATCAGATGGCTCATAAATTCCTCCCGCTCAAGATCAGAAAAATCGATGGTAGACAAGCTTTCTTCGGAAATAATTGACGCCCATAACAACAGGGGCAACGCCGTGAAGAAGAAAGAAGATGTTCACAGAATGGCCGAGGCCAACAGGGCCTTTGCCCACTACAGGTGGTAA